In a single window of the Sceloporus undulatus isolate JIND9_A2432 ecotype Alabama unplaced genomic scaffold, SceUnd_v1.1 scaffold_4160, whole genome shotgun sequence genome:
- the LOC121918097 gene encoding solute carrier family 2, facilitated glucose transporter member 11-like isoform X1, which translates to MGGLRSLLVQHQGLLQMMLVLGVGGTLPIGYQISVIGYPSGFIKQFMNETLGVRWGQPPSQETILFLWSLVVSIFGVGGVLGSLGSGYLALRFGK; encoded by the exons ATGGGGGGTCTGCGCTCCCTTCTG GTTCAGCACCAAGGGCTCCTGCAGATGATGCTGGTTTTGGGGGTCGGAGGGACCCTCCCCATTGGCTACCAGATTTCGGTGATTGGCTACCCTTCGGGG TTCATCAAGCAGTTCATGAACGAGACCCTGGGGGTCCGCTGGGGGCAGCCTCCCAGCCAGGAGACCATACTCTTCCTCTGGTCCCTCGTCGTCTCCATCTTTGGCGTCGGAGGGGTCCTGGGGTCCCTCGGCAGTGGCTACCTGGCCCTCCGGTTTGGCAAGTGA
- the LOC121918097 gene encoding solute carrier family 2, facilitated glucose transporter member 11-like isoform X2, with amino-acid sequence MMLVLGVGGTLPIGYQISVIGYPSGFIKQFMNETLGVRWGQPPSQETILFLWSLVVSIFGVGGVLGSLGSGYLALRFGK; translated from the exons ATGATGCTGGTTTTGGGGGTCGGAGGGACCCTCCCCATTGGCTACCAGATTTCGGTGATTGGCTACCCTTCGGGG TTCATCAAGCAGTTCATGAACGAGACCCTGGGGGTCCGCTGGGGGCAGCCTCCCAGCCAGGAGACCATACTCTTCCTCTGGTCCCTCGTCGTCTCCATCTTTGGCGTCGGAGGGGTCCTGGGGTCCCTCGGCAGTGGCTACCTGGCCCTCCGGTTTGGCAAGTGA